A genomic stretch from Desulfofalx alkaliphila DSM 12257 includes:
- a CDS encoding amino acid ABC transporter substrate-binding protein — MRRTKYLWLMVLVLGLALVAMGCGGSDQPSDEQSGQETEKTTLELIQEKGVLVAGLDDTFAPMGYRDENNNLVGYDIDMGEEIAKRLGVEIQWVPTEWGGVMGALKSKQFDIILSGMSITEERKQEIDFTRHYVEAGIGMVVLADNDDIVVGDDMKGKVVATQTGSSGYLACQELGLEDVRLYDQYPEAFQDLALGRVDVIVVDLTTAVHFMELKPDTYKIAGEPLVDDYYGIGVRKEDTDLREAINEVLTEMMADGTLSAISQKWFQGADLSPEA; from the coding sequence ATGCGGAGAACCAAGTATTTATGGCTAATGGTGCTTGTTTTAGGCCTGGCATTGGTGGCCATGGGCTGCGGCGGCAGCGATCAGCCGTCGGACGAGCAGTCCGGACAAGAAACCGAAAAGACTACTTTAGAATTAATTCAAGAAAAAGGGGTTCTGGTGGCCGGATTAGACGACACCTTTGCACCAATGGGATACCGTGATGAAAATAACAACCTGGTTGGATACGACATCGATATGGGTGAAGAAATTGCCAAACGTCTTGGCGTAGAAATCCAGTGGGTGCCCACCGAGTGGGGCGGCGTAATGGGTGCACTAAAATCTAAACAGTTTGACATTATTCTTTCCGGCATGAGCATCACCGAGGAGCGTAAACAAGAAATTGACTTTACCAGACACTACGTTGAAGCCGGCATTGGCATGGTGGTACTGGCAGACAACGACGATATAGTGGTTGGTGACGATATGAAGGGCAAAGTTGTTGCCACCCAAACCGGCAGCTCCGGCTACCTGGCTTGCCAGGAGTTAGGTTTAGAAGACGTTAGGCTGTACGACCAGTATCCCGAAGCATTCCAGGATCTTGCCCTTGGTCGGGTTGACGTAATTGTTGTTGACTTAACCACAGCCGTTCACTTCATGGAACTTAAGCCCGATACTTATAAAATTGCCGGCGAACCTTTAGTGGACGATTATTACGGCATCGGTGTTCGTAAGGAAGATACAGATCTAAGAGAAGCAATTAATGAGGTTCTGACTGAAATGATGGCAGACGGTACCCTCAGCGCTATTTCCCAGAAGTGGTTCCAAGGTGCTGACTTGTCTCCGGAAGCTTAA
- a CDS encoding glucose-6-phosphate isomerase, whose product MTRGLTFDYTKALNFVSEHEIEFLEPAVNTAHRLLHSKTGPGSDYTGWVEYPKQYDKAEFERIKLAAEQIKDRCDALVVIGIGGSYIGARSALEMLGHTFYNQLPKTKRKTPEIYYVGNNISPVYTSHLLELLEGKELCVNIISKSGTTTEPAIAFRIFRELLTKRYGKKEARKRIYATTDKERGALKKLAAQEGYQSFVIPDQVGGRYSVLTAVGLLPIAVSGADIDQIMSGAADAMDAFGSASIAQNYAYQYAAVRKLLYQKGKTIELMVNYEPSLHYFSEWWKQLFGESEGKDGKGIFPASVNFSTDLHSMGQYIQDGRRNIFETVIHVQEPPQDLEIMEDEEDIDGLNFLTGKTMDYVNKKAFEGTMLAHTDGGVPNLLVKVPKINEYYYGQMVYFFEKACGISGYLLGVNPFNQPGVEAYKKNMFALLGKSGYEKEKAELEKRLKGN is encoded by the coding sequence TTGACAAGGGGTTTAACATTTGATTATACCAAGGCCCTTAATTTCGTATCCGAGCATGAAATTGAGTTTCTTGAACCTGCAGTTAACACTGCCCACCGGCTATTGCACAGTAAAACAGGTCCGGGGAGTGATTATACCGGCTGGGTAGAATATCCTAAGCAGTATGATAAGGCAGAATTTGAACGCATTAAACTGGCTGCCGAGCAAATTAAAGACCGGTGCGATGCTTTGGTGGTAATTGGTATAGGCGGTTCATATATCGGTGCCAGGTCAGCCCTGGAGATGTTGGGGCACACCTTTTATAACCAGCTGCCCAAGACCAAGAGAAAAACACCGGAAATTTATTATGTGGGCAATAACATCAGCCCGGTATACACCTCACACCTGCTGGAACTGCTGGAAGGGAAAGAGCTTTGTGTCAATATAATTTCAAAATCCGGCACCACCACTGAACCGGCCATTGCCTTTCGTATTTTTAGGGAGCTGCTAACAAAAAGATACGGTAAAAAGGAAGCAAGAAAACGCATTTATGCCACCACCGACAAAGAAAGGGGTGCCTTGAAAAAACTGGCCGCCCAAGAAGGCTACCAAAGTTTTGTTATTCCAGATCAGGTGGGCGGTAGATATTCAGTGCTGACCGCCGTTGGTCTCCTGCCCATTGCAGTTAGCGGGGCGGATATAGACCAAATAATGTCAGGTGCCGCTGATGCCATGGATGCCTTTGGCAGTGCATCAATTGCCCAAAACTATGCCTACCAATATGCAGCGGTGCGCAAGCTTCTTTACCAAAAAGGCAAGACCATTGAACTGATGGTTAACTACGAACCTTCCTTGCATTACTTCTCTGAATGGTGGAAGCAGCTATTTGGCGAAAGCGAGGGCAAGGACGGCAAGGGGATTTTCCCTGCATCGGTCAACTTCTCCACCGATCTTCATTCCATGGGGCAATATATACAAGACGGAAGGCGCAACATCTTTGAAACGGTAATCCATGTCCAGGAGCCCCCACAGGATTTGGAAATAATGGAGGATGAAGAAGACATAGACGGGCTGAACTTTTTGACAGGCAAAACAATGGATTATGTAAACAAGAAAGCCTTTGAAGGCACCATGCTGGCCCACACCGACGGAGGGGTGCCTAACCTCCTTGTAAAGGTGCCGAAAATAAACGAGTACTACTATGGTCAAATGGTCTACTTTTTTGAAAAGGCATGCGGAATCAGTGGCTATCTTTTAGGGGTGAATCCCTTTAATCAGCCGGGTGTAGAGGCATATAAGAAAAATATGTTTGCTCTCTTGGGAAAATCAGGCTATGAAAAGGAAAAGGCTGAGTTAGAAAAGAGGTTAAAGGGGAATTAA
- the murI gene encoding glutamate racemase: protein MPQQSPIGIFDSGVGGLSIAREIRNLLPNEDMLYYADSAYCPYGEKPPADIKKRVFSLCDFLLSQGAKLLVVACNTASIVSLDDIRQRYQVPVVGVEPAVKPAVAATKSGTIGVLATGVTLSGDRFSSLVARYCHKTAVITQPAPGLVELVEKGKIQGNEAEQLLVKYLNPLLEQNADTIVLGCTHYPFLRPLIENIVGPNITIIDTGKAVARQTARLLKQMKLSCHDTTKPGKELFYTSASQETVEQVVRLLWNDRSVKVKHMPLT, encoded by the coding sequence ATGCCCCAGCAATCACCCATCGGTATTTTTGACTCCGGTGTTGGAGGGCTGTCCATAGCCAGGGAAATACGCAATCTATTACCCAATGAAGATATGCTGTATTATGCCGATTCTGCCTATTGCCCTTACGGTGAAAAGCCGCCTGCAGATATCAAAAAAAGGGTTTTTTCTTTGTGTGATTTTTTGCTCTCCCAAGGGGCAAAACTCTTGGTGGTAGCCTGCAACACCGCTTCAATAGTATCGCTGGATGATATCCGACAGCGTTACCAGGTACCGGTGGTTGGTGTGGAGCCTGCGGTGAAGCCTGCGGTGGCCGCCACCAAATCAGGCACCATAGGAGTGTTGGCAACGGGAGTAACCTTGTCCGGTGACCGGTTTTCATCATTGGTGGCCAGGTATTGCCACAAGACCGCTGTGATAACTCAACCGGCACCGGGTTTAGTGGAGTTGGTGGAGAAAGGAAAAATACAGGGTAACGAAGCAGAGCAGCTCCTAGTAAAATATCTTAATCCTTTATTGGAGCAAAATGCCGATACCATTGTTTTAGGTTGTACCCACTATCCTTTTTTAAGGCCCCTGATTGAAAACATAGTGGGACCAAATATTACAATAATCGACACCGGTAAAGCGGTGGCCAGGCAAACGGCACGCTTACTGAAACAAATGAAGCTCAGCTGCCATGACACTACTAAACCGGGTAAGGAATTATTTTATACCAGTGCTTCTCAAGAAACGGTGGAACAGGTGGTACGGCTGCTCTGGAATGACCGCAGTGTCAAGGTAAAGCATATGCCCTTGACTTGA
- a CDS encoding thiamine diphosphokinase, translating into MVVILAGGPIKDYQRIKKLIKEGCRIICADGGAVHAKAMGVKPDLIIGDMDSVSEEVLQHYRLNGVETCPFPREKDEVDTELAIEKAVKLGCREILLLGATGGRIDHTLGNIHLLVKAANLGVKATMVDERHRISLATAQQGVKICGPIGGLVSLLPLTTEVTGVTSTGLKWELNDGSFRIGKPFGISNELVDTAALVSVKEGILAVIEVLNEEK; encoded by the coding sequence ATGGTTGTTATCCTTGCCGGCGGACCTATAAAGGATTACCAAAGGATAAAAAAATTAATAAAAGAGGGCTGCCGTATAATTTGCGCTGACGGCGGCGCAGTGCATGCCAAAGCAATGGGTGTAAAACCGGACCTAATAATTGGTGATATGGATTCTGTGTCGGAAGAAGTATTGCAGCACTATCGATTGAACGGTGTGGAGACTTGCCCTTTTCCCCGGGAAAAGGATGAAGTGGACACCGAACTGGCGATAGAAAAGGCAGTCAAGCTGGGCTGCCGGGAAATACTTTTATTAGGCGCCACAGGGGGAAGAATTGACCATACCCTGGGCAATATCCATCTCTTGGTGAAGGCGGCTAATCTAGGGGTTAAGGCCACCATGGTTGATGAGCGGCATCGCATATCCCTGGCCACAGCCCAGCAGGGGGTGAAAATATGCGGCCCCATAGGTGGCCTGGTATCACTGCTGCCCCTCACCACTGAGGTGACCGGTGTGACCAGCACCGGTTTGAAGTGGGAACTAAATGACGGCAGTTTTAGGATAGGCAAACCCTTTGGTATCAGCAATGAGCTTGTGGATACCGCTGCCCTTGTCAGTGTAAAGGAAGGGATACTGGCGGTGATAGAGGTATTGAATGAAGAAAAATAA
- a CDS encoding amino acid ABC transporter permease, with product MQFGPIDIEFYLKILPVLFKGAIITIELSVAAIFFGTLIGLFIALMKISRFKILVIIGGVYTWIIRGIPLLVQLYILYYGLAHIGIQLSPQTAAIMGLSICGGAYIAEIIRAGIQSIDKGQMEAALSLGMSYPQAMRRIIIPQTYRRLIPPMGNEFILLMKDTALVSVITMVELTRTGVLLNTTYFRSMEIYLAVAAIYLALTTVFIYLLGRLEKRFALSDGDNTER from the coding sequence ATGCAATTCGGCCCAATTGACATCGAGTTTTATCTAAAAATACTTCCAGTACTGTTTAAAGGTGCAATAATAACAATTGAATTATCAGTGGCTGCAATCTTTTTCGGGACCTTAATTGGGTTGTTCATTGCCCTAATGAAAATTTCGCGCTTTAAAATTTTGGTAATAATTGGGGGGGTTTATACCTGGATCATCCGGGGAATCCCCCTTCTTGTTCAGTTGTATATACTGTACTACGGTTTGGCGCACATAGGTATTCAATTAAGTCCCCAGACAGCGGCAATTATGGGACTAAGCATCTGCGGCGGCGCCTATATAGCCGAGATTATCAGGGCAGGTATTCAATCCATTGATAAAGGCCAAATGGAAGCGGCCCTGTCCCTGGGCATGTCCTATCCCCAGGCCATGCGCAGAATTATTATACCCCAAACCTATCGTCGGTTAATCCCGCCCATGGGCAACGAATTTATTTTGTTAATGAAAGACACCGCACTGGTTTCGGTAATTACCATGGTGGAATTAACCAGAACAGGGGTTTTGTTAAATACCACCTATTTCCGTTCAATGGAAATATACCTTGCAGTGGCAGCAATATACCTAGCCCTAACCACAGTATTTATTTATCTTCTGGGACGCCTGGAAAAAAGATTTGCACTATCTGACGGTGACAATACAGAAAGGTGA
- a CDS encoding GNAT family N-acetyltransferase, with translation MRQIAQCICKGEAMEVRYFQAEDTGLWERFVRDARNGTIMQQRKFLTYHPRERFQDCSLLVFNKKNHLLAVVPAAIKAEQKGNKILCSHPGSSHGGLIVGHNTKTACMLEIVRNIKEFCRHRGFQAIELKMVPRIYHRWPCDDVDFALRYMGAKIYKTELATVLPLQSYHHKKANSTTMRNVRKALKNNLKFKESADLKSYWSILCNNLKVRHNTSPTHSYDEMVDLMKRFKNKIKLFAVYLGERLIAGSVVFILNERAVNCFYIAHDEGYQQYRPLNLLFYQLIHWGKQENFQYLDWGISTEQGGSKINEGLFNFKEGFGGRGMLRETYRIDLK, from the coding sequence TTGAGACAAATAGCACAGTGTATTTGTAAAGGAGAAGCCATGGAGGTTAGATATTTTCAAGCGGAGGATACCGGCCTTTGGGAGCGTTTTGTGCGTGATGCCAGAAACGGCACCATTATGCAGCAGCGAAAATTTTTAACCTATCATCCCCGGGAACGTTTTCAAGACTGTTCACTGTTAGTATTTAACAAGAAAAACCACCTATTGGCAGTTGTGCCGGCGGCAATTAAAGCCGAACAAAAGGGGAACAAGATACTCTGCTCGCACCCGGGAAGCTCCCACGGTGGTCTTATTGTGGGTCATAACACAAAAACGGCTTGTATGTTGGAAATAGTGAGAAACATTAAAGAGTTTTGCCGGCACCGGGGCTTTCAAGCCATTGAGTTAAAGATGGTTCCGAGGATATATCACAGGTGGCCCTGTGATGATGTGGACTTTGCCCTGAGGTATATGGGAGCAAAAATATATAAGACTGAGTTGGCCACAGTACTGCCATTACAGTCTTACCATCATAAAAAGGCCAACAGCACAACGATGCGCAATGTGCGCAAGGCACTAAAAAACAACCTAAAGTTCAAAGAGTCCGCCGACCTAAAAAGCTATTGGTCAATCCTCTGTAATAATCTTAAAGTTCGCCATAACACCTCACCAACCCATAGCTATGACGAAATGGTGGATTTAATGAAAAGATTTAAAAACAAAATCAAACTTTTTGCTGTTTACTTGGGTGAAAGATTAATTGCCGGGTCGGTTGTTTTCATACTCAATGAAAGGGCGGTTAATTGTTTTTATATTGCCCACGATGAAGGTTACCAACAATACCGACCCCTTAACCTGCTCTTTTATCAACTAATCCATTGGGGTAAACAGGAAAACTTTCAATACCTTGATTGGGGAATTTCCACCGAACAGGGGGGAAGCAAAATAAATGAGGGTTTGTTTAATTTTAAGGAAGGCTTTGGGGGCAGGGGAATGCTGCGAGAGACCTACAGGATTGATTTGAAATAG
- a CDS encoding helix-turn-helix domain-containing protein, with amino-acid sequence MYSTKELGIRVREARRQRSKKSGEDFSQRKLAYKIGETTKWVRRLESGEFYPDWDALNFIADVCGVDIEYLTGESFEDEIEYEEATQGGRVAGRISEDQLRV; translated from the coding sequence ATGTACAGCACAAAGGAATTGGGTATCAGAGTAAGGGAAGCCAGGCGGCAGCGCAGCAAAAAAAGCGGAGAAGATTTTTCCCAAAGAAAATTGGCTTATAAAATAGGAGAGACAACCAAGTGGGTAAGAAGGTTAGAAAGCGGTGAATTTTATCCCGACTGGGATGCCTTAAATTTTATTGCAGACGTATGTGGGGTAGATATAGAGTACTTAACCGGAGAAAGTTTCGAAGATGAGATTGAATACGAAGAGGCTACCCAAGGCGGCAGGGTGGCCGGCAGAATAAGCGAGGACCAACTAAGGGTGTAA
- a CDS encoding Gfo/Idh/MocA family protein, producing MIGIALIGCGAWGSAYLRTLTKIKGANLLYVCDKNLATLEAVAQRHPRVITTDNYKLILRDPKVQAVIVATPAVTHYSIAADCLANDKAVLVEKPITDNVKDAKDLVRLSVAKDQILMIGHLMEYHPAVERLKEYVRAGAFGSLKYIHCERTNCNVSRQDINVISDLAVHDFTVLLYLLDSRPRWVSARGRKWLDGSPLATVLIDMGFPNDLLVHLHTNWHYPLKTRKISIIGDKMMALFDDTRRENEKLTILREGKKELENIILPRETPLYRQCTHFVDCVIEHRQPRTCGSDAIRVMELIEAIEQAIETNSTVYL from the coding sequence ATGATTGGTATTGCATTAATAGGTTGTGGCGCTTGGGGCAGTGCATACCTGCGCACCCTTACTAAAATCAAGGGCGCTAACTTGCTTTATGTTTGTGACAAAAACCTTGCAACTTTAGAGGCTGTGGCCCAAAGACATCCCCGGGTAATAACAACCGATAATTACAAATTGATATTGCGAGACCCCAAGGTGCAGGCGGTGATTGTGGCCACCCCTGCTGTCACCCACTACAGTATTGCAGCGGATTGCCTAGCCAATGACAAGGCGGTTTTGGTGGAAAAACCCATAACCGATAATGTCAAGGACGCAAAGGATTTGGTGCGGTTATCCGTGGCAAAGGATCAAATTCTTATGATCGGGCATTTAATGGAATACCACCCTGCGGTGGAAAGGCTTAAGGAGTATGTAAGGGCTGGCGCCTTTGGCAGCCTAAAATATATACACTGTGAGCGCACCAATTGCAATGTGAGCCGGCAGGATATAAATGTAATATCAGATTTGGCGGTACATGACTTTACCGTATTGCTTTATCTTTTAGACAGCCGGCCAAGATGGGTATCTGCCAGGGGCAGAAAATGGCTTGATGGCTCACCCTTAGCCACTGTACTGATTGATATGGGTTTTCCCAATGACCTGCTGGTACACCTTCATACCAATTGGCATTACCCCCTGAAGACAAGGAAGATCAGCATTATTGGCGACAAAATGATGGCTTTATTTGATGACACCCGCAGGGAAAATGAGAAGTTGACAATTCTAAGGGAGGGCAAAAAGGAACTTGAAAATATAATTCTACCAAGGGAAACGCCCTTATATCGCCAATGTACCCACTTTGTGGACTGTGTTATTGAGCACAGGCAACCCCGCACCTGCGGCAGTGATGCAATAAGGGTAATGGAATTAATAGAGGCCATCGAGCAGGCCATTGAGACAAATAGCACAGTGTATTTGTAA
- a CDS encoding amino acid ABC transporter ATP-binding protein produces MIKAENIYKSFGSLEVLKDVSLTVNQGEVVVIIGPSGSGKSTFLRCLNYLETIDRGYITIDGQPVGKVKRPDGRLVDDSRKNIAKLRSQVGMVFQRFNLFPHQTALQNVMEGPLTVSKMPKAEARSRAEELLAKVGLSDKADSYPSQLSGGQQQRVAIARALAMHPKAMLFDEPTSALDPELVGEVLAVIKDLARDGMTMVVVTHEMSFAREVSDRVVFMDNGRIIEEDSPQVIFSNPKHPRTREFLSKLL; encoded by the coding sequence ATGATTAAAGCAGAAAATATTTACAAGAGTTTTGGCAGTTTAGAAGTTTTAAAGGATGTCAGTTTAACCGTCAACCAGGGTGAAGTGGTGGTAATAATCGGCCCCAGCGGCTCCGGTAAGAGTACCTTTTTGCGCTGTCTTAATTATTTAGAAACAATTGATAGGGGCTACATCACCATAGATGGGCAGCCGGTGGGCAAAGTAAAGCGGCCCGATGGCCGCTTGGTTGACGATAGCAGAAAAAACATTGCCAAACTGCGCAGTCAAGTGGGCATGGTTTTTCAGCGGTTTAACTTATTCCCCCACCAAACTGCACTGCAAAACGTTATGGAAGGCCCATTAACTGTAAGCAAAATGCCTAAGGCAGAGGCTCGGTCCCGGGCAGAGGAACTGCTGGCTAAAGTGGGCTTATCAGATAAGGCAGATTCATACCCCAGTCAACTTTCCGGCGGTCAGCAGCAGCGGGTGGCCATTGCCAGGGCCCTTGCCATGCATCCCAAGGCCATGCTGTTTGACGAACCCACCAGCGCATTGGACCCAGAGCTGGTAGGAGAGGTGCTGGCTGTTATCAAAGACTTGGCCAGGGACGGTATGACAATGGTTGTGGTTACCCATGAAATGAGTTTCGCCAGGGAAGTATCCGACCGGGTGGTCTTTATGGACAATGGCAGAATCATTGAAGAAGATTCTCCCCAAGTGATTTTCAGCAATCCTAAGCACCCCCGTACCCGGGAGTTTTTAAGCAAGTTATTATAA
- a CDS encoding cell division protein FtsA, with translation MDNKIFALDIGTRSVIGVAVVPEDDKLKILAQYCLEHDSRAMYDGQIHDIPKVAKGVAKVKEELEKKLGCKLERVAIAAAGRSLKTRIARVEMSVEEHAEIDSVLVQSLEMSGLQKAQQELAAENKEDTYYYCVGHTVLSYYLNGYAIANLLGHSGKTIGAEILATFLPDSVVNSLYSVLHKVGLEPTGLTLEPIAAIDLAIPEDVRTLNLALVDIGAGTADIAITNDGTISAYGMVPVAGDEITEAIIENFLVDFKTAENIKRQLKKKKKITYTDILGIKNTVAGGDIIQALEPALDHLTKSIAEEIIRLNGGKPPKTVFCIGGGAQSPQLSDKLAQLLNLPKMRVAVRGRDMLSKVLKVEKDPIGGPEGVTVLGIANMALKKVSRDFITVKVNGQDFSLFNFKDMTVANVLGLVDFNPRDLIASNGKNLTFTLNGQKKQIYGALGTPARITVNNKAANIQTLVKDGDRIQIIKAKPGANAKLTLGELISSQNLPKGSYKITVNGKPESEDYQVQNDDAVEIIEEQESSRPNTRQERGITVTVNGEQVKLVGVEKPVFVDIFNFIDFDVRRISGPVKITVNGKAAEYTQPLMEGDVIQID, from the coding sequence ATGGATAACAAAATTTTTGCATTGGATATTGGTACCCGCAGTGTTATTGGTGTGGCAGTGGTACCGGAAGATGACAAATTAAAAATTCTGGCCCAATACTGCCTAGAGCATGACAGCAGGGCCATGTATGACGGTCAAATACATGATATTCCAAAGGTTGCCAAGGGTGTAGCTAAAGTAAAGGAAGAGTTAGAAAAGAAACTGGGCTGTAAGTTGGAAAGGGTGGCAATAGCCGCCGCCGGCAGGTCCTTAAAAACCAGAATTGCCCGGGTGGAAATGTCTGTTGAAGAGCATGCCGAGATTGATTCAGTCCTTGTTCAAAGCCTGGAAATGAGCGGATTGCAGAAGGCCCAGCAAGAATTAGCCGCAGAAAATAAAGAAGATACCTATTATTACTGTGTGGGCCATACGGTGCTCAGCTACTACTTAAATGGTTATGCCATTGCAAATTTGCTGGGGCACAGCGGCAAGACCATTGGGGCAGAAATACTTGCCACCTTTCTACCCGATTCGGTGGTTAACAGTTTGTACAGTGTATTGCACAAGGTGGGACTGGAGCCAACCGGTTTAACACTGGAACCCATTGCCGCCATTGATTTAGCCATTCCTGAAGACGTGCGCACATTAAACTTAGCCCTGGTGGATATAGGTGCCGGAACCGCTGACATAGCCATTACCAATGACGGTACAATTTCTGCCTATGGTATGGTGCCGGTGGCAGGTGACGAAATTACCGAGGCAATTATTGAAAACTTTTTAGTGGATTTTAAAACTGCTGAAAATATCAAAAGGCAGTTGAAGAAGAAAAAGAAAATTACCTATACAGACATTTTAGGCATAAAAAACACCGTAGCCGGCGGCGATATCATTCAAGCCCTGGAACCCGCCTTGGACCACTTAACTAAAAGCATAGCAGAGGAAATAATAAGGCTAAACGGGGGTAAACCGCCCAAAACAGTCTTTTGTATAGGCGGAGGTGCTCAATCGCCCCAGTTAAGCGATAAACTGGCCCAATTGTTAAACCTGCCTAAAATGAGGGTGGCCGTTCGGGGCAGGGATATGCTGAGCAAGGTGCTGAAAGTTGAAAAAGACCCCATTGGTGGGCCGGAAGGGGTAACAGTTTTGGGTATAGCCAATATGGCACTTAAAAAGGTATCCCGTGATTTTATCACTGTTAAGGTTAATGGGCAGGACTTTAGTTTATTTAATTTTAAGGATATGACGGTGGCCAACGTACTGGGTTTGGTTGATTTTAACCCCCGTGACCTAATTGCTTCTAACGGCAAAAACCTTACCTTTACGCTGAACGGACAAAAAAAGCAAATATACGGGGCTTTAGGCACACCCGCCCGTATAACCGTTAATAACAAAGCCGCCAATATTCAGACCTTGGTCAAAGACGGGGACCGCATCCAAATTATTAAAGCAAAACCCGGTGCCAATGCAAAACTGACGCTGGGTGAATTGATATCCTCACAAAATTTGCCTAAGGGAAGTTATAAAATAACAGTTAACGGCAAACCGGAAAGTGAAGACTATCAAGTGCAAAATGATGATGCCGTTGAAATTATTGAAGAACAAGAAAGTAGCCGGCCAAATACCCGGCAGGAAAGGGGAATAACCGTAACTGTAAACGGTGAACAGGTAAAATTGGTGGGTGTAGAAAAACCGGTCTTTGTAGATATATTTAACTTTATTGACTTTGATGTGCGGCGCATTAGCGGCCCCGTGAAGATAACGGTGAACGGAAAAGCGGCTGAGTATACCCAACCGCTTATGGAAGGCGATGTGATCCAAATTGACTGA
- a CDS encoding superoxide dismutase — protein sequence MKHQLPPLPYAYDGLEPYYDEQTVRLHHDVHHKAYVDGLNNAEAKLAEAREKGDFALIKHWERELAFHGSGHLLHSLFWENMAPQAGGPAVGSVAEQINKDFGSFEIFKKQFSAAAVAVEGSGWALLCWNPQFGKLEILTAEKHQNLTQWGVVPLLACDVWEHAYYLKYQNKRAAFVEAWWNLINWEDVNKRLTAAKK from the coding sequence ATGAAACATCAACTGCCACCTTTACCTTACGCCTACGACGGGCTGGAGCCTTACTACGATGAACAAACGGTACGCCTGCACCATGATGTCCACCATAAAGCCTACGTTGACGGTTTAAACAATGCAGAGGCAAAATTAGCTGAAGCTCGCGAAAAAGGTGATTTTGCCCTAATAAAGCATTGGGAAAGGGAGTTAGCCTTTCACGGCTCGGGGCACCTTCTGCACAGCCTCTTTTGGGAAAACATGGCACCCCAGGCCGGTGGACCGGCAGTGGGCTCTGTTGCAGAGCAAATCAATAAAGATTTCGGAAGTTTTGAAATTTTTAAAAAGCAGTTCTCTGCAGCGGCGGTGGCAGTGGAAGGGTCCGGCTGGGCTCTGCTGTGCTGGAATCCACAGTTTGGTAAGCTGGAAATACTAACCGCAGAAAAACACCAAAACCTTACCCAGTGGGGGGTAGTGCCCCTGCTGGCCTGCGATGTATGGGAACATGCCTACTACTTGAAGTATCAAAATAAGCGCGCCGCCTTTGTGGAGGCCTGGTGGAATTTAATTAACTGGGAGGATGTTAATAAACGTTTAACTGCAGCTAAGAAATAA